One Spirochaeta africana DSM 8902 genomic window carries:
- a CDS encoding starch-binding protein — MRKFTRLLGRLAPAALLAAALVLAGCSNPFGGDDRTAEASARTASGDAITIYFQSSSQPTIWMWEAGGDAIFELEGYSWPGPQMSDAGDGWWSYTIPESYYPLELDLNFIFNGNGERVETTLSGPVEASAWYDGEWEMETPEPDPEPEPGDDIRILYAADSQPTIWMWETDGDAIFELEGYSWPGPQMSDAGDGWWSYTIPGEYYPLEGDLSFIFNGTGDRVETRLDGPVDRSARFDGSWELIGPDPEPEPEPEPGEGIRVYTEGYSHIYFWSVVPEIEIVSWPGVALQDHSSGWMYYDFPDADSANLIFSNNGGGQTADLSRESGEWWYRDGDWYDSDPDGPDDPAAPEISVSPAGGVFGDADSVTVQIEATAHEDAPVTSLQYRVDGGSWNSLSGTGVGLQLPQDGSVSLEVRADNSVGSTTAGPFLYRRGTQTESDFSWDNVTVYFAMTDRFLDGDPSNNNSYGRPSVDATGSSIGTFHGGDIIGMTQKLDEGYFEDLGITAIWITAPYEQVHGFVGGGNDGDFAHYGYHGYYALDYTMMDRNIGTVEEMRSFVDTAHEQGIRVILDVVMNHPGYPTLADGARYGFGTHMSLSEAHSWSPSGGQNWFSYNDDGSMDYTNSAMWDGYWGSDWVRAGLPGYQEGGGDDLTMNLAYLPDFKTETTHSVGLPPLLQTKWAMESGGEYDPWRLPAADGLRQDIGVAPADYIVKWLAAWVEEFGIDGFRADTVKHVEPFRWAQLKQAANDALWTWRANNPNAPGADWTDDFWMTAEVWGHGVGRSHWFDYGFDSVINFTFQGQHGGGPAENHPTQMENTYAGYAAAINSDPGFNALSYISQHDTHLHDRHNLINGGTNLLLAPGGVKVFYGDETARPFGETGSDNDQGTRSFMNWGAENDQVLAHFQRLGQFRRRNVAVGAGQHQQISGHSNGYAFSRQTADNRVVVVTGASGSVTVNVSGIWSDGIAVRNAYDDSTATVSGGSVTFNAGSNGVILIEEQ, encoded by the coding sequence ATGAGGAAGTTTACCAGACTGCTGGGCAGGTTAGCCCCGGCAGCACTGCTGGCAGCTGCGCTGGTGTTGGCCGGCTGCAGCAATCCGTTTGGTGGTGATGATCGAACAGCCGAGGCTTCGGCTCGCACCGCATCCGGTGATGCCATCACTATCTATTTTCAGAGCAGCAGTCAGCCAACCATCTGGATGTGGGAAGCTGGCGGTGATGCCATATTCGAACTCGAGGGCTACAGCTGGCCCGGCCCGCAGATGAGCGATGCCGGTGATGGCTGGTGGTCGTATACAATCCCGGAAAGCTACTATCCACTCGAGCTGGATCTGAATTTCATTTTTAACGGGAATGGTGAACGGGTAGAAACAACCCTGTCGGGGCCGGTAGAAGCATCGGCCTGGTATGACGGTGAGTGGGAGATGGAAACACCCGAGCCCGATCCTGAACCCGAACCCGGTGATGATATCCGGATTCTGTACGCGGCTGACAGCCAGCCAACCATCTGGATGTGGGAAACTGACGGAGATGCCATTTTCGAGCTCGAGGGCTACAGCTGGCCCGGCCCGCAGATGAGTGACGCCGGTGATGGCTGGTGGTCCTACACCATCCCTGGCGAATACTACCCGCTGGAGGGTGACCTGAGTTTTATCTTTAACGGTACCGGAGACCGGGTCGAGACCCGACTTGACGGCCCGGTAGATCGTTCAGCACGCTTCGACGGCAGTTGGGAGTTAATCGGCCCTGACCCCGAACCGGAGCCCGAACCGGAACCAGGCGAGGGTATCCGGGTGTATACCGAGGGCTACAGCCACATCTATTTCTGGAGCGTTGTGCCGGAGATTGAGATTGTTTCCTGGCCTGGCGTAGCCCTGCAGGATCACAGCTCGGGCTGGATGTATTACGATTTTCCCGATGCGGACTCCGCCAATCTGATATTCAGCAACAACGGCGGCGGGCAAACCGCAGATCTGAGCCGGGAATCAGGCGAGTGGTGGTATCGTGATGGCGATTGGTACGACAGCGATCCTGACGGACCTGATGATCCGGCAGCCCCCGAGATTTCGGTCTCCCCGGCTGGCGGTGTATTCGGGGATGCCGACTCGGTTACCGTTCAGATCGAGGCGACCGCCCACGAGGATGCACCGGTTACCTCGCTGCAGTACCGCGTTGACGGCGGCAGCTGGAACAGCCTGTCCGGTACCGGCGTCGGGCTGCAGCTGCCCCAGGATGGGTCGGTTTCGCTGGAGGTTCGTGCGGACAACTCGGTTGGATCCACCACTGCCGGTCCGTTTTTGTATCGTCGCGGAACCCAGACAGAAAGCGATTTCAGCTGGGACAATGTCACCGTATACTTTGCAATGACTGACCGCTTTCTCGACGGTGACCCGAGCAATAACAACTCCTACGGGCGTCCCTCGGTGGATGCTACCGGCAGCAGTATCGGTACCTTCCATGGTGGCGACATAATCGGAATGACGCAGAAACTGGATGAAGGCTACTTTGAGGATCTGGGGATTACCGCTATCTGGATTACCGCGCCCTATGAGCAGGTACACGGGTTTGTCGGCGGCGGCAACGATGGGGATTTTGCCCATTATGGCTATCACGGCTACTATGCCCTGGACTACACCATGATGGACCGGAATATCGGTACCGTCGAAGAGATGCGCAGCTTTGTCGACACTGCGCACGAGCAGGGGATCCGGGTAATCCTGGATGTGGTCATGAACCATCCTGGCTACCCAACCCTTGCAGATGGGGCCCGCTACGGTTTCGGGACCCATATGAGTCTGTCCGAGGCGCACAGCTGGTCGCCCTCTGGCGGTCAGAACTGGTTCAGCTATAACGATGACGGCTCGATGGATTACACCAATTCCGCAATGTGGGACGGCTACTGGGGATCTGACTGGGTTCGCGCCGGTCTGCCGGGATACCAGGAAGGTGGCGGAGATGACCTGACCATGAACCTGGCGTATCTGCCGGATTTCAAGACTGAAACTACCCACAGTGTCGGGCTCCCCCCGCTGCTGCAAACCAAATGGGCCATGGAGTCCGGGGGCGAGTATGATCCCTGGCGTCTCCCTGCGGCAGACGGCCTGCGACAGGATATCGGAGTGGCCCCGGCTGATTATATCGTGAAATGGCTGGCTGCCTGGGTCGAGGAGTTCGGCATAGACGGGTTCCGGGCCGACACGGTAAAGCATGTTGAACCCTTCCGCTGGGCTCAGCTCAAGCAGGCCGCCAATGATGCCCTCTGGACCTGGCGTGCCAACAACCCGAATGCACCCGGGGCAGACTGGACCGATGACTTCTGGATGACCGCTGAGGTGTGGGGGCATGGGGTAGGTCGCAGTCACTGGTTCGATTACGGCTTTGACTCGGTTATCAACTTTACCTTTCAGGGGCAGCATGGCGGCGGTCCGGCCGAGAACCATCCCACCCAGATGGAGAATACCTACGCCGGCTATGCCGCTGCGATTAACAGCGATCCGGGATTCAATGCATTAAGCTACATCAGTCAGCATGATACCCATCTGCATGATCGCCATAACCTGATCAACGGCGGGACCAACCTGCTGCTTGCCCCGGGTGGGGTAAAGGTGTTCTACGGTGATGAGACAGCCCGGCCGTTTGGCGAGACCGGCTCCGACAATGACCAGGGGACGCGATCGTTTATGAACTGGGGGGCCGAAAATGACCAGGTTCTGGCGCATTTCCAGCGTCTGGGGCAGTTCCGCCGCCGTAACGTTGCGGTGGGCGCCGGACAGCATCAGCAGATCTCGGGACACAGCAACGGCTACGCCTTTAGCCGACAGACTGCAGACAACCGTGTTGTGGTGGTTACCGGCGCATCCGGGAGTGTAACGGTGAACGTATCGGGAATCTGGAGCGACGGGATTGCCGTGCGCAATGCCTATGACGACAGTACCGCTACGGTAAGTGGCGGCAGCGTCACTTTTAACGCCGGTTCCAACGGCGTAATCCTTATAGAGGAGCAATAG
- the ettA gene encoding energy-dependent translational throttle protein EttA, whose protein sequence is MAAPTNGEDKKIIYTMHKVSRAHGTKLVIKDISLSYYYGAKIGVIGLNGSGKSSLLKIIAGVDQDYNGEISMSPGFQIGYLEQEPELEAGKTVKEIVAEGAQEVVDLLAEFDRINESFADPDVDMDKLLERQGEVQDRIDALDGWDLDSRLELAMDALRCPPGDQVVDHLSGGEKRRVALCRLLLKQPDILLLDEPTNHLDAESIAWLERHLKNYPGTIIAVTHDRYFLDNVAGWILELDRGEGIPWKGNYSSWLKQKQERLRQEEKSESDRQKTLARELEWINMSPKGRHAKAKSRITNYEKLLSEGGQSKAKKLNLFIPPGPRLGNIVIEADKVKKGYGDRLLYEDLSFQLPPGGVVGIIGPNGAGKTTLFRMITGSETPDAGEIRLGETVKLGYVDQSRETLNPDKTIWEQLSEGADVIRLGNREVNSRAFCSWFNFLGADQQKKVGVLSGGERNRVNLAMMVKSGANVLLLDEPTNDLDVNTMRALEEALDEFAGCAVVISHDRWFLDRICTHILAFENDSNVRWYEGNYSEYEEDRRKRLGAEADRPHRTVYRNLTR, encoded by the coding sequence ATGGCAGCACCAACAAACGGCGAAGACAAGAAGATCATCTACACGATGCACAAGGTGTCCCGGGCGCACGGGACCAAACTGGTTATCAAGGATATATCGCTTTCCTACTATTACGGGGCGAAGATCGGGGTTATCGGGCTGAACGGCTCGGGGAAATCGAGTCTGCTCAAGATAATTGCCGGGGTAGATCAGGACTATAACGGCGAGATCTCGATGAGCCCCGGGTTTCAGATCGGCTATCTGGAGCAGGAACCCGAATTGGAGGCTGGCAAAACCGTCAAGGAGATTGTGGCCGAGGGTGCCCAGGAGGTTGTCGACCTGCTGGCCGAGTTTGACCGCATCAACGAGAGTTTTGCCGACCCCGATGTCGATATGGACAAACTGCTGGAACGGCAGGGCGAGGTCCAGGATCGCATCGATGCCCTGGACGGCTGGGATCTGGACAGCCGGCTCGAGCTGGCGATGGATGCCCTTCGCTGCCCCCCCGGCGACCAGGTGGTGGATCATCTCTCGGGTGGCGAAAAGCGCCGGGTAGCGCTATGCCGCCTGTTGCTCAAGCAGCCTGACATCCTGCTGCTGGACGAGCCGACCAACCACCTGGATGCCGAGAGCATCGCCTGGCTGGAACGGCACCTCAAGAACTACCCCGGCACCATCATAGCGGTAACCCACGATCGCTACTTTCTGGACAACGTAGCCGGCTGGATCCTGGAGCTGGATCGCGGCGAGGGCATCCCCTGGAAGGGTAACTACTCCAGCTGGCTCAAACAGAAGCAGGAACGCCTGCGCCAGGAAGAAAAGAGCGAGAGCGACCGCCAGAAAACCCTGGCCCGCGAGCTTGAGTGGATCAATATGAGCCCCAAGGGACGGCATGCCAAGGCCAAAAGCCGGATCACCAACTACGAGAAGCTGCTCTCCGAGGGCGGACAGTCCAAAGCCAAAAAGCTCAACCTGTTCATCCCGCCGGGGCCGCGGCTGGGCAACATCGTTATCGAGGCCGACAAGGTCAAAAAGGGCTATGGCGACCGGCTGCTGTACGAGGATCTGAGCTTTCAGCTGCCTCCCGGCGGTGTAGTCGGCATCATCGGCCCCAACGGGGCGGGTAAAACCACCCTGTTTCGCATGATCACCGGCAGCGAGACCCCGGACGCCGGGGAGATCCGGCTCGGCGAGACCGTCAAGCTGGGCTACGTTGACCAGAGCCGCGAAACCCTGAACCCCGACAAGACCATCTGGGAGCAGCTCAGCGAAGGTGCTGACGTAATCAGACTCGGTAATCGCGAGGTTAACAGCCGCGCCTTCTGCTCCTGGTTCAACTTTCTCGGTGCTGATCAACAGAAGAAGGTCGGCGTCCTTTCAGGGGGTGAGCGCAACCGGGTCAACCTGGCTATGATGGTAAAAAGCGGGGCCAATGTGCTGCTGCTGGATGAGCCGACCAACGACCTGGATGTAAACACCATGCGGGCACTGGAAGAGGCCCTGGACGAGTTTGCCGGCTGTGCGGTGGTTATCAGCCACGACCGCTGGTTCCTGGACCGTATCTGTACCCACATCCTGGCCTTCGAGAACGACTCCAACGTGCGCTGGTACGAGGGTAACTACAGCGAGTACGAGGAGGACCGCCGCAAGCGCCTGGGTGCCGAGGCTGATCGACCCCACCGTACGGTGTACCGCAACCTGACGAGATAA
- a CDS encoding alpha-amylase family glycosyl hydrolase has protein sequence MSIFRHFSKIIAVTSVAAVLLVACGNPMQEAGQTADTGPAASAQQRSAAAGDLPQVPEHMVNNTMYQIFYWDSYPGLWSDLPAMAQPLAEAGITSMWLPPAAKAMNGTFSVGYDVYDFWDLGEFDQKGTVPTRYGTRAELENALSALDGLGIDAYYDVVFNHRMGADSQQYVPGIGERWTQFDLHGRQVHYTPERWGYLYHDFAWDWTAFNGLDGQLFPDKWWGNTFHFPYLMGNDVDYNRQDVRHEMKAWGEWIIDDIGFSGFRMDAIAHVDTDFTRNWINHVQWATEDDVFFVAEAWVGDISGYLDAVNTPHLMAFDFNLREDFVNLSSGSKDMRWWGGLANSHHAGRAVTFIDNHDTSRAGNPYGMPQVINYKNQAYAYILMREHGVPTVFARDWDEFGMAPTLSRLVEARRYFAYGPGHETSANTDAVYTYVREGLADVPGTGLVMLISGRDWGGQQEFWINAHQPNTEFYDYTGNVDGTITTNGDGYANFRVNMSESTGWSVWVPVDGQGSDPEPGIGWEQAYFRGTPNSWGTTDMEQVSPGVWQVTADFTGQENPRFKIDRFGDWTENYPEQDYLIETAGTYVITFNDSTTDISIELQENDDPIVDPGDEITLRMTVDVGHGNSLYFTGSTEELSNWGTGVEGTWTSGNVWEVTINDPGSFEWKTRIGPTGGEGQGWESGGNHTHENLHPAHQGW, from the coding sequence ATGTCAATATTTCGGCACTTCAGCAAGATCATTGCTGTTACTTCGGTGGCAGCGGTACTGCTTGTCGCATGCGGGAACCCGATGCAGGAAGCCGGTCAGACCGCAGATACGGGCCCTGCAGCATCCGCACAGCAGCGCTCTGCAGCAGCAGGAGACTTGCCACAGGTACCCGAGCACATGGTGAACAACACCATGTATCAGATTTTCTACTGGGATTCCTACCCGGGTCTGTGGAGCGACCTGCCGGCAATGGCACAGCCGTTAGCCGAGGCAGGGATTACCTCGATGTGGCTGCCGCCAGCGGCCAAGGCCATGAACGGCACCTTCAGCGTCGGGTACGATGTCTATGACTTCTGGGACCTTGGCGAGTTTGATCAGAAGGGCACCGTGCCGACCCGCTATGGAACCCGCGCGGAGCTGGAGAATGCCCTGTCCGCCCTGGACGGCCTTGGAATCGATGCCTATTACGACGTTGTGTTCAATCACCGTATGGGTGCCGACAGTCAGCAGTATGTTCCCGGTATCGGGGAGCGCTGGACACAGTTTGATCTGCATGGCCGACAGGTGCACTACACCCCTGAGCGCTGGGGCTACCTGTACCATGATTTTGCCTGGGACTGGACTGCATTTAACGGTCTTGATGGACAGCTCTTCCCCGATAAATGGTGGGGCAATACCTTTCATTTTCCTTATCTGATGGGCAACGACGTGGATTACAATCGCCAGGATGTTCGTCACGAGATGAAGGCCTGGGGTGAGTGGATCATCGATGACATCGGGTTCAGCGGGTTCCGCATGGACGCAATTGCCCATGTCGACACCGATTTCACCCGCAACTGGATCAACCATGTACAGTGGGCTACCGAAGACGATGTGTTTTTCGTAGCCGAGGCCTGGGTTGGCGACATCAGCGGCTACCTTGATGCGGTAAACACCCCCCACCTGATGGCCTTTGACTTCAATCTGCGCGAAGACTTTGTAAACCTGAGCAGCGGCAGCAAGGACATGCGCTGGTGGGGCGGCCTGGCAAACAGCCACCATGCCGGACGTGCAGTAACCTTTATCGACAACCATGACACCAGCCGTGCCGGCAACCCCTACGGTATGCCGCAGGTTATCAACTACAAGAATCAGGCCTATGCCTACATCCTGATGCGTGAGCACGGGGTTCCCACGGTATTTGCCCGCGACTGGGACGAGTTCGGTATGGCTCCGACCCTGTCCCGGCTGGTCGAGGCTCGCCGCTATTTTGCCTACGGCCCGGGACATGAGACCAGCGCCAACACCGATGCAGTCTACACCTATGTTCGTGAAGGTCTGGCCGACGTGCCGGGTACCGGTCTGGTTATGCTGATCAGCGGCCGTGATTGGGGCGGGCAGCAGGAGTTCTGGATCAACGCCCATCAGCCGAACACCGAGTTCTACGACTATACCGGCAATGTTGACGGCACCATCACCACCAACGGCGACGGCTATGCCAATTTCCGCGTGAATATGAGCGAAAGCACTGGCTGGTCGGTATGGGTGCCGGTAGATGGACAGGGATCCGATCCGGAACCGGGTATTGGCTGGGAACAGGCCTATTTCCGTGGCACCCCGAACAGCTGGGGTACCACCGATATGGAACAGGTCAGCCCCGGGGTATGGCAGGTCACCGCTGACTTTACCGGTCAGGAGAATCCTCGCTTCAAGATCGACCGCTTTGGCGACTGGACCGAGAACTACCCTGAGCAGGACTACCTGATCGAGACCGCCGGGACCTACGTAATTACCTTTAACGACAGCACCACCGATATCAGTATCGAGCTGCAGGAAAACGATGACCCGATTGTGGACCCGGGTGATGAGATTACCCTGCGGATGACGGTAGATGTCGGCCATGGCAACTCGCTGTACTTTACCGGCAGCACCGAGGAACTCTCCAACTGGGGCACCGGTGTTGAGGGAACCTGGACCAGCGGCAATGTCTGGGAGGTTACCATCAATGATCCTGGCAGCTTTGAGTGGAAAACCCGTATCGGGCCCACTGGCGGCGAAGGCCAGGGTTGGGAAAGCGGTGGGAATCACACCCACGAAAACCTGCATCCGGCTCATCAGGGCTGGTAA
- a CDS encoding GNAT family N-acetyltransferase, whose translation MEDTTIDIRPAGIDDLAAVFHLGERLFTSQQYSNLYRTWDQYEVTGQFNLEPDNFLIAEQNEQVVGFAIGSVIEKARSAWTYGHLVWLGIDPDVSRQGIATRLFDRFVEIMQDQGVRMLLVDTQANNEPALAFFREKGFGNPVEHVYLTLNLDSIRTSKE comes from the coding sequence ATGGAAGACACCACAATCGATATCAGACCAGCCGGGATAGATGACCTGGCGGCGGTATTCCACCTTGGCGAACGTCTGTTCACCTCACAGCAGTACTCCAACCTGTATCGTACCTGGGATCAATACGAGGTAACCGGGCAGTTCAACCTGGAACCGGACAACTTCCTGATAGCGGAACAGAATGAGCAGGTAGTAGGCTTTGCTATCGGGTCGGTCATCGAAAAGGCCCGTTCAGCCTGGACCTATGGCCATCTGGTATGGCTGGGGATTGATCCGGATGTATCCCGACAGGGCATTGCGACACGCCTGTTTGACCGGTTCGTAGAGATCATGCAGGATCAGGGTGTACGGATGCTGCTGGTCGATACCCAGGCAAACAACGAACCGGCACTGGCGTTCTTTCGGGAGAAGGGATTCGGCAATCCGGTCGAACATGTATACCTCACCCTCAATCTCGACTCGATTCGTACCAGCAAGGAGTAG
- a CDS encoding alpha-amylase family glycosyl hydrolase, producing MSNPISVLRRVVPAALIAAAVLLAGCSNPFQTSEDSGSSARSAEPTGITIFYQSDAQPTLWLWETDGDAIFELEGYSWPGPKMSDAGDGWWSYTIPAAYLPLERELQFIFDGSTERHHETSLAAPITADAWYDGSWELAESPDDPEPEPETDITIYFAWDSQPTIWYWETSERRAFSELEGHNWPGPQMSDAGEGWWSYTIPAEFYPLDEQISFIFDGSGARVETTLDGPVEASAWYDGEWEIEDPEPEPEPEPEPEPEPVDGIRVYAENFSHIYYWNAEPALDEVSWPGVELQTHSTGWSYYDFPDTESINLIFSNNGGGQTADLSRESGEWWFQDGSWSDQNPNAPGTPVIQSSPAPGVFDSTQQIELSSSNPDDVIYYTLDGSTPDEGSLQYDAPFVLESTTTVRAFGVNREGVAGTIVDLVFDVDENNDITPPQITSSIPAGSYTDAVEVQFTVTDNAGGTTRAYYTTEGRAATTDDLIYVAGDASSTNGITGGTEYVAERTQFNFLVVDAAGNQTEKSFFYNIGTPDRGDFREETIYFLMTTRFYDGDPSNNVYAWDNAMTGNPHPEWRGDFKGLVEKLDYIKALGFSAIWITPVVKNMSGYDYHGYHSSNHSEVDPRYKSPGYDYQRLINEVHARDMKIIQDVVWNHTGNFGDEVLHPLFQQDATGSYLNWQDPDNHLANDLLEAGARAIGGENATYAALQPGDQFQARIRALRDPLDTEHIYHHHEFKGGWEQYEVQIGSIAGDCQDLNTENPVVTDYLIDAYNRYIDMGVDAFRIDTVKHISRLVFNREFLPAFQERGGEDFFMFGEVATRYRSIWNSDNPNISTPFYTWKGANDYSYPWATREEREASVYQYWQDNLNVSDQPSSDNHVLINNTYREPDYSMFSGQAVIDFPMHWSFNHVSDAWNIAVGGDWAYNDATWNVTYVDSHDYAPDTAPENQRYAGFWPDKLSLMFTFRGIPTIYYGTEIEFMKGAVIDVGPNAPLDETGRAYFGDHIEGSVDVQDFGRYSNATGAMAETLSHPLARHIRALNLVRRAVPALQKGQYAVDGFQAFRRRYTDDEVDSFALVVLDGAQTFHNIPNGTYRDVITGESHTVSNGSATLSAYGAGNVRVWVLYGGPRQYDPGHVLADLFPLQWIN from the coding sequence ATGAGTAACCCGATTTCAGTGCTGCGCAGAGTTGTGCCTGCCGCACTGATTGCCGCAGCCGTGCTACTGGCTGGCTGCAGCAATCCGTTTCAGACCAGTGAGGATTCCGGCAGCAGTGCCCGCAGCGCCGAGCCGACCGGAATTACCATATTTTACCAAAGCGATGCCCAGCCAACCCTGTGGCTGTGGGAGACCGACGGAGACGCAATCTTCGAGCTGGAAGGCTACAGCTGGCCTGGCCCGAAGATGAGCGATGCCGGCGACGGCTGGTGGTCGTATACCATCCCTGCGGCATATCTCCCGCTGGAGCGTGAGCTGCAGTTTATATTTGATGGCTCGACCGAGCGACATCATGAAACATCGCTGGCAGCCCCGATTACCGCCGACGCCTGGTACGACGGCAGCTGGGAACTGGCCGAAAGCCCGGATGATCCGGAGCCGGAACCAGAGACCGATATTACGATCTACTTTGCCTGGGACAGTCAGCCGACCATCTGGTACTGGGAAACCAGCGAGCGCCGGGCATTTTCCGAGTTGGAGGGACACAACTGGCCTGGCCCGCAGATGAGTGATGCCGGCGAGGGCTGGTGGTCGTACACCATCCCTGCCGAGTTCTATCCCCTGGATGAGCAGATCAGCTTTATCTTCGACGGCAGTGGCGCCAGGGTAGAGACAACCCTTGACGGTCCTGTGGAGGCTTCGGCCTGGTACGATGGGGAGTGGGAGATTGAAGATCCCGAGCCCGAGCCCGAACCCGAACCCGAACCGGAGCCCGAACCTGTTGATGGAATCCGGGTGTATGCCGAGAACTTCAGCCATATCTATTACTGGAATGCCGAACCGGCACTGGACGAGGTTTCCTGGCCAGGTGTTGAGCTGCAGACCCACTCGACCGGCTGGAGTTACTACGATTTTCCTGATACAGAGTCGATCAACCTGATCTTCAGCAATAACGGGGGCGGCCAAACCGCGGATCTTTCCCGCGAAAGCGGTGAGTGGTGGTTTCAGGACGGCAGCTGGTCGGATCAGAATCCGAATGCTCCCGGGACGCCAGTGATACAGTCCAGTCCGGCACCGGGGGTTTTTGATTCTACTCAGCAGATCGAACTGAGCTCAAGCAATCCCGATGACGTTATCTATTACACCCTGGACGGCAGTACCCCGGATGAGGGGTCGCTGCAGTATGACGCCCCGTTCGTCCTGGAAAGCACCACAACCGTGCGTGCCTTCGGGGTGAATCGCGAAGGAGTCGCCGGGACCATTGTCGATCTGGTTTTTGATGTTGATGAGAATAATGACATCACGCCACCGCAGATCACCTCGTCAATCCCTGCCGGTTCATATACCGATGCAGTAGAGGTACAGTTTACGGTGACCGATAACGCCGGCGGCACCACCCGTGCCTACTACACCACAGAAGGTCGGGCGGCAACTACCGACGACCTGATCTACGTTGCCGGTGATGCCTCGAGTACAAACGGGATCACCGGGGGTACCGAGTATGTCGCCGAGCGCACCCAGTTTAACTTTCTGGTGGTTGACGCAGCCGGTAATCAGACCGAAAAGAGCTTTTTCTACAACATCGGTACCCCGGATCGCGGCGATTTTCGCGAGGAGACCATCTATTTCCTTATGACTACCCGGTTTTACGATGGGGACCCCAGCAACAATGTGTATGCCTGGGACAATGCCATGACCGGTAACCCGCATCCAGAGTGGCGCGGTGATTTCAAGGGACTGGTCGAAAAGCTGGATTACATCAAGGCTCTGGGATTCAGCGCTATCTGGATCACCCCGGTAGTCAAGAACATGTCGGGGTATGACTACCACGGGTACCATTCCTCGAACCACAGCGAGGTTGATCCCCGGTACAAGTCCCCCGGATACGATTATCAGCGGCTTATCAACGAGGTCCATGCCCGGGATATGAAGATTATCCAGGATGTTGTCTGGAACCATACCGGCAACTTTGGCGACGAGGTACTGCATCCGCTGTTCCAGCAGGATGCTACCGGGAGTTACCTGAACTGGCAGGATCCGGACAATCATCTGGCCAACGATCTGCTTGAGGCCGGAGCCCGAGCCATTGGCGGTGAGAATGCGACCTATGCCGCACTGCAGCCCGGGGATCAGTTCCAGGCACGGATCCGGGCACTGCGAGACCCGCTGGATACCGAGCATATCTACCATCACCATGAATTCAAGGGCGGTTGGGAACAGTACGAGGTGCAGATCGGATCGATCGCTGGTGACTGCCAGGACCTGAACACCGAAAACCCGGTGGTAACCGATTATCTGATCGATGCCTACAACCGCTACATCGACATGGGGGTCGACGCCTTCCGTATCGATACCGTCAAACACATCTCACGGCTGGTGTTTAACCGTGAATTCCTGCCCGCATTCCAGGAACGCGGTGGTGAGGATTTCTTTATGTTCGGCGAGGTGGCAACCCGCTACCGCAGTATCTGGAACAGCGATAACCCGAACATCTCGACCCCGTTCTATACCTGGAAGGGTGCCAACGACTACAGCTACCCATGGGCTACCCGGGAAGAGCGCGAGGCATCGGTATACCAGTACTGGCAGGATAATCTGAATGTCAGTGATCAGCCCTCCAGCGATAATCACGTACTGATAAACAACACCTATCGCGAACCGGACTACAGCATGTTCAGCGGACAGGCGGTCATCGACTTTCCGATGCACTGGTCCTTCAATCATGTAAGCGATGCCTGGAATATCGCGGTTGGCGGCGACTGGGCTTATAACGATGCTACCTGGAATGTGACCTACGTGGACAGCCATGACTACGCACCGGATACCGCGCCGGAGAACCAGCGCTATGCCGGGTTCTGGCCGGACAAGCTCAGCCTGATGTTCACCTTCCGCGGGATCCCGACGATCTATTACGGCACCGAGATCGAGTTCATGAAGGGCGCGGTTATCGATGTCGGCCCGAATGCGCCGCTGGATGAAACCGGTCGGGCCTACTTTGGCGACCACATCGAAGGCAGCGTGGATGTGCAGGATTTCGGGCGCTACAGCAATGCTACCGGTGCGATGGCAGAAACCCTGAGTCATCCCCTGGCACGGCATATCCGTGCCTTGAACCTGGTTCGCCGGGCGGTCCCTGCGCTGCAGAAAGGGCAGTACGCTGTCGACGGCTTTCAGGCCTTCCGTCGTCGATACACCGATGACGAGGTCGACAGCTTTGCGCTGGTGGTACTGGACGGGGCACAGACCTTTCATAACATCCCCAACGGTACCTACCGTGACGTGATAACCGGCGAAAGCCACACGGTGTCTAACGGCAGTGCCACACTGTCAGCCTACGGCGCTGGTAATGTGCGGGTCTGGGTGCTGTATGGCGGCCCACGACAGTATGATCCCGGCCATGTGCTGGCGGATCTGTTCCCGCTGCAGTGGATCAACTGA